The genome window GTTGCCTGCTGAGCCTCAGAGCCCACATTGTTCACAATCTCTGCGATGAGGTCAGGATCCGCTCCCTCCATGGATAGGGAGATTGTAGGGGATGAATCTTCCCCTTTCTTTGGCTTGGGTGAAGAGACAGAGAGACTTTTGTTGAATCCATCAAAAATTGCAATCACATTGCTGTTCTCGTCTCTCTCAGGGGTAAATATATCCAGTAGTCCCATTTTTTCAAAAACTGATTTTCTCGGGGCTCTGGAAGACAAATTTCGCTTGAACATTGTGTAGACGGAGTCCACACTAACGCCCTGGACGCCCTGGACGCCCTGGACGCCCTGGACGCCCTGGACGCCCTGGACGTTTAGCGCCTGAATATCACTCTCTGTGGGGGGTAGAAAGGTTGTCTCTGCTTTGTAAACTGGGGGCTGGATGAGTGCAAATATCACGGCACCAATGGTGGCGATGGCAGTCAGCCCAAAGATGGTTCTCTTCTTCTTGACCAGAACATTCCAGAGATCGATAAGACTGATCTCATCCTCCTGAGGAAAATATCCATATGGTGGTGGATATGGCATGGTGGGCGGAGGGGTCTGTGGAGTCTCTTCTCTGGTCATTGTTATTCTGCTGCCGATTGGGCAGTAGCTCTCTCCGGTATCTGTAGTGAAAAATTGTGCTCAGAAGTTATTTGTTTTGTATGGCAATGTCAAATATTACGATATGTAACACCGTTGGCTGGACAGACTATATATCATCCAACCGATACTCTATATAGGCATTATCCCGTAGCCTGCGTAACCAGGTCTCGGTTGCCTCGCTGATTTTACGTTTGCGGATCATCTGACGAGCCTGACTCATCAAAAACTCCTCAGTATTATCTTCCTGTTTGCGCTCAGTCAGTTTAATGATGTGCCAGCCAAAACGTGATTTAAATACCGGACTGATCTCTCCAGGTTGCAGCTTATCCATCTCTTTAACAAATTCTGGGACAAGGTTTTCAGGGTTCTGCCATCCCAGGTCGCCTCCATCCTTGGCGGAGCCGTCCTCTGAGTTTGTACGGGCCAGCTCTTCGAATGATTCACCACCAAGGGCACGCTCTTTGATGATCTCAAGTTTTGCCTTTAGTTTCTCATCACTGTTAAGTTCGCTGTTTTTCAATAAAATATGTCTGGCACGGGTCAGGGTAATCAGATGGGTTGCCTGCTGTTCACGGCTATCAAGTAGTGAGAGCAGATGAAATCCACTGGCACTGCGCAGAGGGCCAATAAATGGGCTCTGCTGCAGGTGCGGTAGTTGACCGGCAAAGAGTGTAGGGAGCTCGGCGGTGGTACGCCAATCCAGAATGCCCCCTTCAAGAGCGTTGCTTCCAGCGGACTGTTCCATTGCTGTCTGTTCAAAGCTTGCTCCAGCTGTCAGTTGCTGAACAATCTCAAGAGCGCTCTTTTTGGCAGATTGGATCTGTTCTGGTGAGGCCCCCTCTGGCAGTGGTATAAGGATGTGCCCCAATTTGTATTGGCGTAGCGAGTTGGCGTTCTCGGATGCCAGTTTGTCGGCTAACCGTTTTGCCTCATCGTCAGATATGGTTACCCTGTTTTCTACTTTTTTTACCTTGAGATTTTCTATGGTGATCTCTTTTTTCAGATTCTCCCGAAAGGTGAGGTAGTCGACACCCTCTTGAGCCAGGGCTTGTTTGAATGCAGAGAGGCTGAGTTTGTTGCGTTTTGCTATGCGCTGCATGGTGCGATCAGTGGTGGACTCGTCAATGACGATCCCTGCTTTTTCGGCAGCCTGAAGCTGGAGCCGTTCACTGATTATCTTCTCCAGAACCTGTGCAGTCAGTCGCTCTAGCGGTGGGAGCTTTACCTTTTTGCTATT of Candidatus Thiopontia autotrophica contains these proteins:
- a CDS encoding peptidylprolyl isomerase translates to MTKLFLSLALLFSMAANAASITSIDRIIALVNNDVILKSDLERELSTIVQRLNSKKVKLPPLERLTAQVLEKIISERLQLQAAEKAGIVIDESTTDRTMQRIAKRNKLSLSAFKQALAQEGVDYLTFRENLKKEITIENLKVKKVENRVTISDDEAKRLADKLASENANSLRQYKLGHILIPLPEGASPEQIQSAKKSALEIVQQLTAGASFEQTAMEQSAGSNALEGGILDWRTTAELPTLFAGQLPHLQQSPFIGPLRSASGFHLLSLLDSREQQATHLITLTRARHILLKNSELNSDEKLKAKLEIIKERALGGESFEELARTNSEDGSAKDGGDLGWQNPENLVPEFVKEMDKLQPGEISPVFKSRFGWHIIKLTERKQEDNTEEFLMSQARQMIRKRKISEATETWLRRLRDNAYIEYRLDDI